The Vigna unguiculata cultivar IT97K-499-35 chromosome 11, ASM411807v1, whole genome shotgun sequence genomic sequence ttctaatacttatgtctctcaatattttattagattatgataaattattttttaatatatttaagaaaaaacatatcgatgaagaataaaataatgaatttattttgtagaaGTAGTAAAAGGGAAGCTAcacgtgaagatgaaaacaaattaaattatatttcttcacaaattttaaagtatttaaagcattatactaataatccaATCTAACTATCCAATTGTTTTGTAGAAGAGtcattttttaaagtgttatactaatgatccaatcaaatgataaaaaaaagttatattattcTGTCCCCTCCAAAATTCTtgatcaagatccgccactgtcAATCCCTTATGTGTAGATTGGACTCATGTCTACATTTGAATATGTTTCAAAATCTTGTTGAAGAATATTCCATGCTTCCTTGGTTGTTCATATTCTTATTATTCTCAAAAATATAGTTAATGAGACTCTTCTTTGAATTATCCCAAAAACTCCGTCATATGTGATTTTCGTCTGTGTTATGCAGCTGTAGTGGTTTGACAATCATACTTCATTTGTATGAACTTTGAGACACTCAAGGAGGTAAagaaagttttcatttttataggtcaataatcataattttctccTTCAAATACAGGAActttgacattattattagtggTGTATTTTActtacttcctataatgcatctaaaaaaactattaaacttttatatataataattataaatatatattaaagtaaatATCTCTAAAAACTAGACTTTTAATAAGaacatattcaataatataatCGAATACGTTTATATATATCACTTGGTTCCCGTTCGTATAGAACATGAATTATGTATCAGAGAAGGTATTCACCTTTTATTTTAGTTACAGTTCATCATTCATGTACAAGTGTGAGAAAAGATTCATTgagtaaaacatatttttggttaTCCCTCAAGAGGCAAACCTATAAGATACGTAATATCCCAATGCAGCAATGACAAGAACTGCAGCACCAATATTTGCTGCTAATTTTTTCTCTTCCTCATTCAATGCCCCTTCTGCAAATTTTGTGAAAACTTGGGTGACAGAACCAACCTTTTCCATTGAATTCTCTTCACTCTTCAGTTCCTTTTTAAGAGAACTTCTGTTGTTGGATTGCTTTTCCTTTCCCTTATGAATTTTTGGAGCAGAAGTTTCTTCTTCCTTGGCAAACAATTTTTCTGTCACGGTTTCTTTCTGTCCAAAATCACTCTGCTCCTTATCTTTCACAGACATTCTTGATTTAGAAGGTTTCTCTTGAACTCCCCTTTTTGTGATCCTTTCCttctcttcatcttcatcagTTGTTCCCTCTGCATCTTCATAACTTGTCTTCTCTGAATCTTCACCTCTTGTTTCCTCTGTCTTCTTTTCCTTCAATTGCTCTTTAACTGTTTGCTTTCTGGTAACATTTGTTATATCATCTTCCTCTTGACCCTTTGGAGGTTGTGCATCTGTTTTGCTGATTGGTTCCACTGTTGGTGCTGCTTTAGGTTCAAATTCCTCTTCACCGTTTTGAAGTTTTTCAGCTGTTTTGACCTTGTTTAGCATTGTTGGTGTTGGTTTTGGCTCAAAATCCTCTTGACCCTTCTGGTACGTTTCAGCAGTTTTGGCTTTGGTTAGCATTGCTGGTGCTGCTCTTGGTTCAAATTCCTCTTGACCCTTTTGAGGCTTTTCATCTGTTTCCATTTTGGTTGGCACAGTTGGTGTTGGTTCTGATTCAATCTCTTGACCCTTTTGAATCTTTTCATCTCTTTCCATTGTGGCTCTCCTTGTTGGTGTTGGTCTTGGTTCAAATCCCTCTTGACCCTTTTGAATCTTTTCATCTCCTTGCATTGTGGTTGTGCTTGATTTTGCCTCCAACTCCTTCTCACCCATCTGAGGCTCACCATGATCCTTAATTGGTTGTGAAGATGGTGGAACAGTTTTGTTCCCTTGAATTGGTTCTTCCACTTTTGTTGTAGGTTGTGGTGTAGTGGTAGAATCTTGGAGTTTTTCATCTTGTGAAGTGGGTTTCTTTGGCATTGTAAGGGTGAGAACTGGAGTTTCAAACTTTGCTTGAAGTGCCTCTGGTTCACAGTAATCAGGAATGGGATAGGATTGGTCAAATCGGTACCATCTCGTGCCTTGAATTTGTCTTTCTCCTGTAGTTCTCACCGTTCGTGAAGAGGCCACATAGGTTACCTTTACGCTGTCCCTCTGAAAACCTGTAAAATTTACGTGAGGAAGACAATTAGTTCGACACATGCATGCAAATGTTACGTAAAGAACAAgcagaaaaacatatttaaactcaatttatctttttattagaGTATGTTTGGAAGAGTTATTCGGTGGTGGAGGAGTAAGATACATGTTTATGGTTTCTATTAAATTTTGCAATAGGAAATCATGAGTTGTAGTTGTAGAACTTTTATGtatttagttactaaaatattttattttttaaaataataattgaaagcACATTGCATATTTAATGACCAacttattcatatatatatatatatatatatatatatatatatatatatatatatatatatatataatggttgATTTCTATTTAATAGTTTCTCTCGTGTTGAGTTAGATTTtggtaaaattgattttaatatgaACACGATTTTGAACCATTAATGTAAACTATATATTCATATTATagttgaaacttttttttttgttataattaatgttttaaatttatagtaaACATGAACATAGCTATTGGATAACTTGAAATGAAAGGAATTTGGTTACTCAGAAGTGAAAAAACAAAGACACATCTACATGATAAACATGGACAATGTCAATTATATTACATTGCATGAATTGAATTAAATACTCTCTTTAAGAAATAAactcttttaaatttatgttttgttacGTAAGCGTTGAAGCTAATTGTTTATTGAGCAATATTGAACATCATATGAATGTGACTAAAAACTTGTATGGGAGTGTGAGAATGATGCAGTTTTtcttgaaaagaaagaaaataaatgttttttttcccACGGGGTGAATTAGTTGGTTTGGTTTGTTCGAACAAAATTCTTTAtaagaaattttagaaaaaaaaaaactaagaaaaaataaaataaaatgacaactttctctataaattaaaattaatttatgggttaaatatgtttttggtcccttaacttttcaatgaattttagaattagtccatttcgaaactttgaaccaatttagtccttcatattTCGAAATACATTATAATTAACTAGCATACACATAGACGCTATTGCGcttgtgtgtacgcattttttaaatatacataatattatattagtaggtgatgatattgtaatgttattaagttaatatataaaataaaattatatttattaaaaataaagtaaaatatattagaaaaaaaatgagagaataaccgttgataaattaaaaaaagaaaagaagaagcagagatagacaattttataaaagacaTGTAAAAGTAAcgggtcaattttaaaaaatttaataaataattatattttaaaagataaaattaatattttgaaaagtagataaaaaaagataatctctttatatattattatagattatgTCGTGAATCTTTCGCTGGATTTGTTACCTCTTGTGTGTCATTTGATTCAAAACTTATACACATGTatgcttttactttatttgtcttttctttCAATTCTACATTTTATATGTATCGTACAtatattaaagtagtaaaaaCACACTTCTCAAATGAAAAACATCGaacttgaaaatattatattacaaataCAATGGACCTAAATCTTGATTAAAGTAGACTCTTATGAGTCTTacactatattaaaataataaaatttaaatatatataacttaattttataaaaccagtttggtaaaataaattttatattatttgcccaacaacataaataaatattaaaatgtaatgaAAATTGAATTTAGTACATTTGGTTTTATTTCAAATTCATACTTGAAATGGAATTTGTTGATTTATAATGGAATGAAAAGGCATGAACTAAGAGAAGAGTGAGATTTGCAAACCAGGAAGATAAAGACGTAGAAGATAAGCTTCTGGGAGATCTTTTATCTCTGAACGTGGCTGAAAAGTTTCATAGACGCGTCGAATAGAAAGGTTAGGACGAAACGTTGGTGTTCTTTGCCTGAAAGCCATAGCTCTAAAATATGTGTTATAgggaaaaaaaattagggttttacTCACTAAATTGTTGTGGCTAAATGGTTTGAATTGATCTTGCTTGGTTTCAGTTTTCGATGTTTATATAATAAGGAGTGGAAAGTATTAAAATTGACAAGTTTTCTTGTCAGAGAGACAATTCTTTGTTTGTTGTAgactttggttttttttttttttttaatgttaattgatTTTGGTAGTCCTTTGCGTTtgttgaacttcaattatgtacAAGGAATAACTTCTTAATGTAATTGTTCTTTGTCTTGTCCTAGCCATGTGATATTATTCATggatacttaaaatttatattctatggaaatttattaaaaaaattgtaaaagtttgATTCATATATAGTACCAATTACTGTAGTTgtgtggaaaaataaaatatgcaaCTTGTCGATAAAAATATAGAttgatgtttatatatatattttgagcataccataattttttttaactaaattttatatataattcttttcgtTCTTGGCATGCGTTTACAGAGGCACTCGCCCTTGATTTTGGCCCAACAACATATGAGTGTCCTCGGGCTTCTCTTTTCAAGCTTACCCAAACTAATTCTATTGTTGAGTATTACAAAGCATTTATTGCTTTGGCTAATAGAGTGTTGGGCATTAACAATTTCCTTGGCTAAGACgcaaattagaaaagaaaaaggctTATGTTACCTTTGTGGTTAGAAATTTTCATTGAGTCACAAGTGTCTAAAGCGTTTAGGATTTCCActttttaaatcatataataaatcaatatatttaagcatataattaatcacatatctatcataccaaaaataaataatatattagaaaaatataaactcattaaataaaatattttaaggtaATAATAGGAACTTGTGAGTGCGAAACGCAAGCAACAATATTAGGTGCAAAACTGCAACAGTATCTGAACACGATGGCAACAAAAATCACAAACTTTATTAGGAACAATCAACCTCATGGAAAACAAGAACTTAATGAAAAACACAAGAACTTATTTTCTTCCAATTCTATTTGTTTTTCGCGTTTTTGGATTTCTGTCCATAACCGTTTGCAACAACCAAGGTCTGCCTGGCGTCGGGAGTGCGTGGTGGTTtttgaatttgtatttatttttattttattttatttaaattagtaatatctggTAGTTGAGGATGTTACACTGGGTCCTTTCCTTGTTCACCAAACTTGGTCACACGCCAACCGCCAATCCAATTATATATTGTGACAATATTGGTGTCACAAATCTAAGTGTTAATCGTGTCTTCCACTCTCGAATGAAACATATAGGCTTAGCCTATCACTTTGTCCACGAAAATATCCAACATGGCAAATTTCGAGTGTCTTTTGTGTCTACTGATGATCTACTTGCTGATATTCTCACAAAGCCTCTACTTCGCCCCGGTTCGAGTCCTTATTGTCCAACTTGCATCATTCTTCCAGATTATACAACTTGTGGAAGGATATCAATCAtaataattagattttaaattattttaattattcagaTTTGTAATCAATAAGGATTTGTTAGCTTGATTCTCTCCTAAATTATGTTCCTAAATTATGTCTGTTAGCTTGGATATTTATATTGGCAAAAACTAATAGCATATCATGGTTGTTTTCATCTTCCTATAGTACATCATGGAAGATTTATAAGTTCATTAATACAAGTCTAAAACATGTAAAACCACCATTGACCACTTATTGAACACAACACTCACATCAAACCATATACCATTATTCTCCTCATCAAACTTTCACACTTATTGCCATACACGAGCATTATCTTTGGCCACATGCATCTTTCAATTCTTACTTGTTGGCATTTTCTTCAGCCTTGATAAGGTAAGCATCAACATCTTTAATGCAGTGGTCGCAGAATTCCAAGTACCCATATGGGGGATGAACATCCTCACTCACCTTCTCATATTCAACACTCCATTTAATTGCAGCACTTCCATCACCCTTCTCAATGGCTTCAAAGATTAGCTTCAACACCTTATACTTATTATCCACATCTTCACCATAGAGCTTGAACACAATCCTTTTCTTCTGCTCATCAACGGATTCAATGGCTTCATGACATGTTACTGTCTTACCGTCTGTTGTTTCACAAGCAACCACAACATTATGTAAGAAACCAAAAGCAACATGATACAGTAGTTTCtaatttattgacaaatatatatattttacatatttggAACAAATTTGCCTAGATATTACCAATATgaacaaaatacaaatactaGACATGGAATAATATAACAACTTAAAAAGCAAAGTATGAATAATCCACACAACTTCttcgtattttttttcttcaaacaaaGTCGTAAAGGGTCATAATAACTTTAAtactaatttttgaaaaagcaTGACGACTTCACAATGAAGTTGTATAAAATTCTTGTGACTTTGCTTTTGAAATCGTCATTTGTCCACACGACTCATGACCAACAAACACTTTTTTTACTTGtccatttttgtaatatttgagTGAATTTTccccaataaaaaaaaacttaatcatAAACTTAATTACCGACGATATAGGTCCAGTGTTTGACGGAATCATTGGCATGCCAATCATCACCTTGATGGAGTTTGGCTCCATGAATTTTATGAGTAACGtgttgaatatggtgaagttggtTTGTGTAGGTGTGGAACCATTTTTCTGCAGTTGCATGGACTGGAAGTTCAGTGCTGAGTTTTCCAGCAAGTGACattgtgaagatttgaagaaacAAATAAGAGAGGTAAGGAATGAGATAATGTGGAGAGGGATGAGAAACTCACCTTAAATAGAACAATCTCTTACCATTAATGCCTCCAACTGCAAAATAATggaattaattatgataattttgagCTTTTGAAGAAAGCAATTATGCCTTGCCAAATATAGTTGATTTTTAGCATGGGGAAGTAATATTAATGGTTTCAGTGTTAAGTCGATATAACTTAGGAGAATGCTAACCGGTGCTCTAAGAACACTGGTTAAAGAATTATTAATGTGTAttggtattataatttttacattgaaaactcaaataattaaatacattaattaaaatagtataaatgcatattataaattttttaaagacaaaaacatccttttaatttttagacaatatttttttgataCAAAACAAAGACTTTGGAATTTTTAAAGTTTCCACTCAAAATTtacactttaattattattttttataatttttgatgttcaacactatttttttttcatgattttttgttaatttaaactttcttatgtttaattaatttaaacattaaaatatatttattttattatttaattattttttaatttttattgatgaatattaaataaaatattaaacacacaTGTACAACATTTATAGacatttttgtcctttaatttaaataaaattacattaatagtTGTTAAGTCAGATTTTagttaatatcatatttaattatgtacTTTTGTAAAATTTCTGTATATTAACTATTCTTAACCGGTGTACAGCAGTTAGCAAGACTCTATAACTTATTAGGTAACAATAACCTCTTACCATTTTCTACAAAGCCAACTACCTAaactaataatagtaaaaacACTTTcgattataaataatttttatttattttgtaaatgatttttatttatttaatttaaaaaatggttaaacttaaaaagaaacCTGTAAGTAagtaaatagttaaattaaaaaaaaatcatataaaattaaagaaaatatataaacattaaaaaaaatttatataattaaaaaaaactatgataataTTATCTATTAATTTGCCAAAAAACagtaagaaattatcaaaagtaaAAAGATGAAGTTAGTACTGACTTaaccaatttaattttatttaagtttaaaatacatattaagTGACAAAATAGACCTAAAATGATACTAgaattatttattcaaattaatattgatCTATGaaagttaattttgtttgtttttaatatgttaaaattaatcTTAGTTTTTGTTGACCGtaatttcgttttaattttatatttatctttatttaacaGTGTGTGTCgactaatataaaattaatacaattttttttaatatttattaaatttagtataaatttagttaatattaatttttatttttttaataattatattaatttaaattagttttgattaaattaatacaatcttatttatttttaatatttatttaaattatgttaattgaaataatattattatatttttttaacatttcttttaGATTGTGTTAGTTAGATATATACTTTTCTTAAACGGAATGCATAATATTTGTTTCTTAACAATACAAATTTCTTGCCATCCACTCTAATTAATTGAAATTCTGAACTACAATTTCCATTAGCCACACAGACTGATTGTATTCCCTCAATAAAATTATTCCATTTAATTAtcacttattttaataaaaataaaataaatgcaggaatttaatttttcttaaacagTGGCACAAGGACAAGGGCAATGGCATTCGCCTCAATACtttctattaaatatatatcataTCCTTTTATTTACCTTTAATTATCGgttgttttaaaaatgaaataaataaataactaaatatgatataatttaattttcccTAAACAGTTGCCCTGTCATTCTCCATACTTTAATTCAAGACATGTCACTTTATCATAATAAATGAAACAATACAAAACTATTTCTATCAAATAGAAAACGCATGGAGTATGTTAAAGCCTTGAGACTTTTGCTTCAcgtgaaattattatttttttaactttatcttctttttccttttattattatattattttcctcCATCCCTGAAAGCATGCTTCTATTTGTCTTAACcttcttttatatattctcTCTAAAACTTTAACTCTTCGATGAATCTCTTTCAAAGCCGACCTGTTAGcaatttggattaaatatatatatatatatatatatatatatatatatatattagtaaataattaaatgtattaaaGTCATTATATTATTAGCTAAAGTATTTAAATGatctatttaattaaatttataattagggagataaaaaaaattcgtacTCGCGAGTATATGTGGATAAAACCTGCAACaggtaggaaatgaatattgtaaatggatacccgcggataacGGGTACGTGTATTTTTTATACTcacatgttaacggggcgggtacgggtatcatagtatccgtacccatggatacttgtacccgctatactctaatttaaattataaaaaataaaaaagtatgattaaaattaccatattgattttgaatgagttatttttttatcaattggttttaaaaaaatttcatttctttgtaaactgtcattcaacactatttaaatgggttatttggacattttttaaaatttatgaatgttatgtattgtattttatttgaatttacgattaaaatatgttattaaatatttatttttatttttttgtaaatatccatggatattaaaaaattatgtgagTACCCATATAATGGATActcgacggatatgggtacgggtacggagAAAATATTtacccgttgacatccctatttATGGTTAAGAGCATATACATGTTATGATATTGTTAACTTATTGGCAAATGTACCAATTCGTTTCAAGTAGTAAAATGGTAGTCCAAGTGTCGTTTTCCCAAGGGATTTGTGTTTGTTAATCTACTTGTGATTATTTACTAGTTTTAGCAATtgtgaaaaacatttttaattcaatgtaaaataaagcatgcaaaattataaaaatgaagatGTGATTCGGTAAAAGGCATCATTAGGACTGGATTTCATGAATCAACGTAATGCAACACTACACAATATAAACATCTCTACGTACTCACATTCATGTTAAAAGCACACTTACTCTAATCCCTTAGAAGCAAGTTCTAAATCATATGTTAAAACTCAAATTCCTTAGCCATTTTAGCATACAATTTGCATTAAGATCACATTTCTAGAATGACCAAGAGATAATGTCTATTCCTAGATCATAACTCTTGGGATGTTCTATCCATGTCTAGTTCCAAATTCATTTTCCAATGATTtagtaacaataaataacatgATATTCCTATCTTACACATTAATAATCAAGATAGAACAATTGAATACGAAGGAGATTATATTGCATAGGAAAAGTCACATAGTGTATGAATTCATTACATCCAATCCTAATGAAAATAGAGATTAGCTACTCCTAATCATCTAGAACATACGGATTTGATGAATTCGCACAAATAGATGGAAGAATTCGCTGTAATTTCATCCATAAGGTGCCCTTGACCGAAGCTTTAGAGTTTTTCTGCGTTTCCACAACAAAAGAACTAACTCTTTTCCTTTGATTCTCGAAACTTAACCAACCAGAACTGTTTGCTCGCTGGGTGAGCCCTATCTCTCGCTGGGAGAAAGATCACTAAACTGCCACACAACTGCTATGTCTCGTTAGGCGAGATAGACTTCTCGCTAGGCGAGTGGGGGGGCTCTAGCTGGGCGAGATGGTCTTGACAGACAACTTTGTAGTCTTCCATTTTCCTATACAATTACCTATACAATAatctaagaaaagaaaaatacttctaactaaacaaaacacaaaatactAATAAACTACCTAAGAAATAAACACCAAACACATGAAATAAAGACAAATAAGAGAGGTTAATAAGCTTAAATACCAAGTATTTATCAAGCTTATAAGATATATTGAATGTGTAGATGCTAGCaatattctaatttgatgaATGGGCCAAATTATGAATATTGAGATTAAGTAAGTAATTGATAGAAGTTACATAAAGGGTTATGGTCCCCATCTGTGAGCACGTTGCGTATTTATTCCTGCTCCTTTCTCTCCCTCCGATCAGAAGAGAAAATCGGAGGAACCTTCAGGTGCTCTATAGTTGGAAGACCAAGTACCATCTTTTCCATCTACTGTTCCTATTAATAAGGTACGCTTTTGCTTCTAGTCTTTTGAGGGTTTGGGAACTGTTTAATTATTTAGAGggtttattattttgatgttttCATAAACCAACATATCATGCCACAAGAATTCCGATTTGAGACatgattttattctttattggGTTTGGCAAGGGCTAGAGCAGAACCCTAAAGCTGGGGTTTCCTCCATGAAACCAGGTGAAACAAAGCAAGAGAATCACCGTAATAGGAGGGAAAAAACCAAAATCGAAGagtggaagaagaaaacaagtaAGATCTGAAACTGTTTGTTCATTGATTAAGAGCAAAGAAAAATCCCTTTGTGTTTACAAGAGAAAAACATGCATCTTACAGGAGAAAGGAAACCTATCTTAAATAGGTTTCAAACTAACAGAAGATAACCACAAAACGGTTACCTTAACTAACTCTAACCTACTTTAACATCCCCCTCAAGTCGGACTATGGATGTTCAGTAGTCCAAGCTAGGAGGTGATGGTGTGATACTAATGCCGATgaagaaccttggtgaagccgtTGGCAAGTTGCTCTTCAGAATGGATGGGAAGGAGACGAAACAGATTAGCTTGCACCTTTTCATGAACAACGTGGCAGCCGATGTGAAGGTGCTTTGGGCACTTATGGAAGCTCTAGTTGTGAGCGATGTGGTGAGCGGATTTGTTGTCACAAAATAGGACAACAGTGTGGGTTGGTTGGATGTGGAGATCGTGAAGGAGATAACTACAACATTGGATCTCGCAGGCTGTAGTGGCAAGGGCACGATATTCTGCTTTTGTAGACGACCTAGAATCAATTTCTTGCTTCTTGGATTTGCAAGACATAAGAGAGGAACCTAGGAAAATGTAGAATTCGGTGGTGGATTTCCTTGTGTATGGGCATGTCAGAATCACTGAAACCTTTCAGTTGAATGTTGTTGTCAAAAACAAAGAACAACCCCTATGAAGGGTTGGTCTTGATGTACCGTAGGATGTGCTGAACATCAGAGTAATGGTTGACATTAGGAGCCTACATAAATTGGCTAAGAAGGTGAATGAAAAAACATAGGTCAGGTCTAGTATTAGTGAGATATAGAAGCTTCCCTATGAGTCTTCTATAGATGGTAGGTTCTTTTAGAGGTTCAACAACAGCATCATATAGAGCTTTTGTGTCTTTAAGGTAGGGGGTTGAGCATAGTTTGCAACCCAACATTCCAGTGTGACTCAAAATATCAAGAGCATACTTACATTGCATAGGTGTATGCCTTTCTTAGATTTTGCAACTTCAAACCCGAGGAAGTATTTGAGATTTCCTAGATTCTTTATCTTAAAGGCTTTGTGTAGGAGAGCTTTGATGTGTTCAATAGTCCCCAAAGAGTTTCCTATTAAAATGACATCATCTACATATACAAGGATAGTTATAAAACTACCAGATTTATTCTGTATAAAGAGAGAGTGGTCAGATTGAGATTGAGTGAAACCAATAGAAATTAGAAAGGATGAGAGTTTGTCAAACCATTGTCTATTGGCTTATTTTAGCCCATGGAGTGATTTTCTCAGTCTACATACACGTCTATGTGTCTCTAGGCCTGGTGGATGAGTCATATATACTTCCTCATTTAGATCTCCATGAAGAAAGGTATCGTCTACATCTAATTGATGTAAATGCCAGTTTTTGGTTGCTGCAAGAGCAAGAAGGAGCTAACAGTTGTCAATTTTGCAACTGGTGAAAAAGTGTCTAAGAAGTCTATCCCTTTGAGTTGGGTGTATCCCTTTGCCGCTAGTCTTGTCTTGTGTTTGACTTTATATACCCATTTGCAGCCTATAGTAGTCTTTCCATTTGGCAATTGAGTCAAATCCCGGGTTTTATTGATTTGTAAGGCTTAGATTTCGTCTTCCATGACCTTGATCCATTCAAGCTGAGTGCAAGCTTCAACATAAGATTATGGTTCATTAGTAAAGGAAATGGCAAGAGTGAAATTTAGTTGTATTTCAGATAAAGAATGGTAGGAAAGAACAATTGATATGGGATACAGagttttgagattatttttgAAGTGTACAGAATTGTGAATAGAGTCAGAACAATTGACTTGatgatgataatatttaagAGAGTTTGGAATGCGTCTGGCTCTTTCAGACCTTCT encodes the following:
- the LOC114168942 gene encoding inactive protein RESTRICTED TEV MOVEMENT 2-like, with the translated sequence MAFRQRTPTFRPNLSIRRVYETFQPRSEIKDLPEAYLLRLYLPGFQRDSVKVTYVASSRTVRTTGERQIQGTRWYRFDQSYPIPDYCEPEALQAKFETPVLTLTMPKKPTSQDEKLQDSTTTPQPTTKVEEPIQGNKTVPPSSQPIKDHGEPQMGEKELEAKSSTTTMQGDEKIQKGQEGFEPRPTPTRRATMERDEKIQKGQEIESEPTPTVPTKMETDEKPQKGQEEFEPRAAPAMLTKAKTAETYQKGQEDFEPKPTPTMLNKVKTAEKLQNGEEEFEPKAAPTVEPISKTDAQPPKGQEEDDITNVTRKQTVKEQLKEKKTEETRGEDSEKTSYEDAEGTTDEDEEKERITKRGVQEKPSKSRMSVKDKEQSDFGQKETVTEKLFAKEEETSAPKIHKGKEKQSNNRSSLKKELKSEENSMEKVGSVTQVFTKFAEGALNEEEKKLAANIGAAVLVIAALGYYVSYRFAS
- the LOC114168857 gene encoding MLP-like protein 43, whose translation is MSLAGKLSTELPVHATAEKWFHTYTNQLHHIQHVTHKIHGAKLHQGDDWHANDSVKHWTYIVDGKTVTCHEAIESVDEQKKRIVFKLYGEDVDNKYKVLKLIFEAIEKGDGSAAIKWSVEYEKVSEDVHPPYGYLEFCDHCIKDVDAYLIKAEENANK